gttgctgtgatttctgattgtgtgtgtgctgatgtgtgagtttggagaattgagttggagaacttgatgttttttttctttgagagttgtgataatgacttatgatttagtagtcatattaaagggagttaattgggagacgttcagttagtatttctgaccttttgagatcattgtttgatagaagtagtatgtctgggttaattttcttggattgaccaaagacttgactgacatactaacaccaaaaaagtcatttcccgacaccagcaagacgtccaccagccgtgaggatgctgctgtgttgcccagggtgattacaagaatttccacgtgggtgatcgcgagaattctacagcgtgtcttttggggatctgcagaagccgcgagaagtcttctacaatgagggaggcattccgtcttcctacagcctgctatagcctgttgctgtctgttcagctacttgcagacaaacgaagagggatattcaagaatcctaatgcagaaaactgagagaaaatgcgcctagtgttatttggagatataagagtaacagactttattttataatgccagagacgtgcagtttttacttgtattttattttaatccggccagtgtgttttgtattttgctaggcaggggctagcatatggggtggccgagcatctgtaaggcctagggttttttaataatatattgtccatgtgttccctttgacctgtggaatgtggagaacagtgtagaggtaacgacccgagagtagctgaacaatgagtttctagggatggcgtgagataaaaatgcttagttcgaaaagtcaatgcacgacagtttatgaactcttctcaaagtgcctttgtgaaactggatgcagctagaaccgtgaggcgctatcgaactgtgtgttcgtatgtgcgtgtgcgcctctttctgtaaAAGAGTGTcttacccaagcctatgggaggattttgacagagggcttcaagtcacaggcaaagatgccgtggcattcaccggggagttttttgtgacatagtgttttagtgtccggctgtttgggtgagtgttgagttactttagccaaagactggcttattatctgtttgacatttttatgataatatccaatgtCTCACCtatgattgtcaatcttgtgtgtgtacttaccgggatgtgttctgtatctttgaaacagacgattctggtacttgtggaatgcagagggacaaagagttcccagaggggtgtagactttttttggtgacgaATGATTATTGTCAGACAATGTACTAAtgggggtttttgagttagtctgtaagactggattacttgattgattgatttatttattaattgttaataaacgttaatgttatgatgcaactctctcactttcattacctgttagaatggagagaggtgtcggtgctagagagagagagattccttggagggagagagagagagagagagagggattgccgggagagagagagagaggctgtgtgtgtaatgttgtgtgtggtttgccttccgtttcgtgtcacgcttaccttatgaataatgggggggggtggccttgccaaaactcacaaagacaatcttccattcagacccatcgtttcatgtgccggagctttcaattacaaaatttctaaatggttagcaggcctcctttccccttttttaggcactttttctcccagtcacattaaacattcggaagatttttgtcacaaattcagagaagcacatataccacttcacaacataaaacttttaagccttggcgtagattccctgttcactaaagtaccagtacaggacgttcttcagtttttaagggtaaaattatccccctattcagatcatttcccattggcgcttgacaaaataataaagctagttgaattatgtgcatctaataacgtatttcattcggggaatcattctacaagcaaaaattcgggtgtagtatgggtagtcctttaagtccttttctagccaatctgtacatggatactttgaaactacagtaataaatgcaataaaaccaaaaaacatactgtggatgagatacgtggatgatatcctaacattttgggataataggtggggcaattaaacacattagtgcccagcatcaaatttaaagttgaatgggaaacagacaacaaaattccttttcttgatgttttaataatcagagatacgacagaatacaaatttaccatatacagaaaaccaacgttctcactttcatacattcactactttagctatcatgacattactatcaagataggtgtagctagtaacttgttcttaagagccttacgaatttgttccccagaattcctggaaaaagaatttgaactaattcgcaagcaactttcgtctttaaaatatcctgaccatataattgagaaagcaattcacaaagcaaacgtaattttctaccgaccccctaaagacaagaccagagatacacccaacaataaaataataattccccacctggacacgattaagagaataaccaaccccctcggaaaatcgaacccttttgtatttacttacccaaacaccttagccaaatccctgattaacgtccaacaaaagacatctccaaaggactctggggtatacgaaatcccatgccaggactgtgaccaatcttacatcggatttacaggtaaatcccttccccagagattaatacaacacaaacggtcagttaggtatggacaacagaactcggctattttcaaccatttaaatgaacataaccatagaataaactggaatttgtcatgtgtaatttataggagcaactgccggtacaagagtcaaataaaataaaagagaggcaggtaatgaacatctcaaaaggagcatggatttcggacacgatcgacaacgtcttcattcaaccaacccttaagaagattaaggaagattatcagcgggggtgacttaaaatggcttgtttgtggatggacctcttggtataaataccacctttttctgtaaacttttctcattcatctacctgaagagggacacagcagtctctgaaatatagtacttttttctctattttggtgtttttagtgGGCTCCTTttgattagatggaattctgttgttacagaacatttttaccagtcatatatatatatatatatatatatatatatatatatatatatatatatatatatatatatatatatatatgagacatatatatatatatatatatatatatattatatatatatatatatacatatatatgatatatatatatatactatatatatatatagatatatatatatatatatatatatatatatatatggccatatacaatatatatatatatatatatataggatatataatatatataagagagatatatatatatatatatattatatatatattatacataagatatatatatacatatatatatatatatatacatataatataatatatttatatatatatatatataatataattatatatatatatatactatatataagtatatataatatatatatcatatataatatattatatatatatatatatctatatatctatatatatatatatatatatagatgcatatacatatatatatatatatatatatatatatataattaatatatcgagatatatataatatatatatagtatatatatatatatattatatatatctatatatatatatcgatatatatatatattatatcatatatatatatatatgtatatctattatatatatatatatatatatatatatattatatatttatctatatattatatatatatatatatatatatatataagtatatatatatatatatagatatatatatatatatatatatatatatatatatatagaattaatctaaaagaaaagtaattaattcaaccaacccttaagaagattaaaggaagattatcagcggggtgacttaaaatggcttgtttgtggatggacctcttggtataaaataccaccttttctgtaaacttttctcattcatctacctgaagagggagcagcagtctctgaaatatagtacttttttctctattttggtgttttatgggctccttttattagatggaattctgttgttacagaacattttttaccagtcatatatatatatactatatatatatatatatatatatatatatatatatatatgcatatacatatatatatatatatatatatatacatatatatatatatatatatatatatatatatatatatatatatatatatagtagatatgcatatacatatatatatatatatatatatatatatatatatatatatatatatatgtatatgcatatatatatatatatatatatatatatatatatatatatatatatatatatatatatatatatatatatatatatatatatatatatataaatatatatataagtatatataatatatgatatatatatatatatatatatatatatatatatattatatatatatatatatatatagaatataatctaaaagaaaaagtaattaaaaatatctAAGAAAATGTAATTATAGTGACCTGTAGGCTTTGTTGATATTCTTGGAaggaataaaatgataaatacggctttctttttttcagtgcAGTGACAATTATGATGCAGTTTCTGGAACCTCATGAGGTCAGGGTCGTGATCACGCCTTATATACCCATAGATGAATGTTGGTTTGCAGGTAAGTCTAAACTTTTCATCGAAAatcaagaataattttttaaatatttaatcaaCATAGGTAATTTTATGTAGTTCGCGATATAAATCCTGTGTAATTAACAGCTGTCTCCGCATTGTTTTGAAACGATGATAGCTGAATTTACACAAGAGTACTGGGATGCTTGAAAGTTATTGTATTCCTGATGTATATGTTATGGGGAAGTAGTGTTAGCTGTGATTACGTGAAATTACTGCTATATTTAGTAAATTTGCATAATTACTGTTTTATCCGGAGCTTTATGTAATCTCACGATTCTTAGAAaattcatgaaatccataaattcTTAGGACTTTTTTACACCCATTTCTTGGTGTCAACCAGTGCAACAGTGAACTAATTAGGACTGATGAACCCGGATACAAGTTGCGAACTAGGGTGGGTAAGGGGGCGGCGGTGGCGGGACAgtgtaggataaaaaaaattactctggAACTATTCAAAATCAAAAGTCAACACAAATGTCTTATTTGTACAGCACAGTAGTACGATATCATAGATTACATTAAGTCTTTATCCTCTAATGTCCGCAAAGATAGCAGGAAATGGCCTCCTGTGTGGCAATGTTTGGAAACTAGTTAAAAAGCGCTGTAGTCTCATCAAACACACACTGGTTAAAGGTGCACTCAGTGTCATTAAATGAGCACATGTTTCAACTGGTCATGGCGGAAAAGACCAAGTGTTACAAGAAATCCAGAAAAAGTATGTTAATTTTCCAGCAGCTGCCCCCAAGCTTTCCTAATCCCTGGATAAAGAACGCCAAAATAAGGAAAGTTTCTCGTGACTAAAGGCGTTGCTGTTTGTCCCATACTCAGCAAGGACCTATATAACTTCGAAAGGTCAAGTTTAACTTAATTGCTACACAGGCAATGGACTGTGAAAACTTGAAATAGATCGTGATGTATCAGGAGCGCTGCTAGACTGTGTACTCCAGCCACTGTCAACTAAATGAACGTCATAAGTTGCAATGTAACTAGGAAATGTTCCTCATGATGCCCATTTATAATTCAGAGACAGTGGATCGGCGTTTACATTACATAAATCACTGAAATGTAAGGCGTTCGGCCTGTCCTCACCATCGTTCATGGTAAACATTATTCTTAGAGTCAAGAGTCTGTGGAACATGCTCAAGATGGGCTGAAGGACTGACATGCCTACTCAACTAGGTGCTGTCAAAATATTCTTGGAATTATCACTGCAACAGATCTGAAAACGGATTTATGCAGGACTGCTGTCAAGGCAGGTATTTTATGTGGTCAGTATTGAGGGCATCAATCCAGTTTGTGCCGTTAGTGACTTCTGACAGACCCCAGACAGATTTGGGGGAAAGGTGATTATACTTCCGTTACAAAATTAAGTTTGATTTTACTCAATTTGACGGTATttactttacaaatatatttgtttaaatgagCTCTACTCCAGTTTCAACTTGGacaatatttctgaaaaaaaggaaTAGACTGTCAATaccttttattttgtaaaaacttacACTTGTATGTAAATACGCGAATTCCATGGGCTTTCAAAGTAAGGAtttcatgaatgaaagaaataggAGATAACCAACAAAAAATTAgtatataattaagaataatacaTCTAACATTACAGTAATTATTTATGTGTATAGCAAAAAGAACCTCTGGTGAAAAAAGGTTTCCCGCCCTTCCCTCCTCCAAAAGGAGCCAATAGTCCAAATGAGTTCTTTATTTGAATTACAATAGCAATGGTAATTTCAAAAGCTACAAAATTGGCATCTAGACAAAATATTTTAATACTAACTGTGGTGTATGATGATAAGATATTGTTAATGTGTTACAACCAAAAGAAAACTGACGTTTTTTAGGAGGGAAAGATTCTTTTAGTTCATTGTACTGATGAACACGGACAGCAATTTTGATGATATTGTAGATTTACCATACGGTACTGTAATGGATTTTTGCGGTGTGTCATTCATTCGTGGTTCTTGATATGACGAAGTTATATTGAAGGGGTGTTACAACGCAGCTCTGTGCAATAGTTATTTTGCAATTTATGTTTCTTGGAAATAGAATGAAATATTTCAATGATTATACTacaaaatacaaagattttgttcttttaaaTGATATACAGGTCAAACAAAATCCAGAAAATTCtttactaattatttttcttttctttttatctattagAAGATGCTGGTCTTTTTCTCTACTTCTATGGTCCTATCGCTCTCCTGGCTTTTTGCAACATGGTGCTTTTAATCCTTACACTGAAGAACAGTAAGATAATCCTCCGAAATTCTGAAGGGGTTACGAACGAAATCCAGTCCATGGGACGATCAACCAGGGATACGTCCGATCACGTCCAAGAGTAAGAATCATGTGGTCGATGTCATAAATAATGTCATGTCACACGAGGATTTTCATGATAAGGAAAAACAAGCTTTCGGTTATTGATTATTCATGGTGTATGATCACACAGGATTACTGTATGGTGTAAAAGCTGGGGCCTTTTAGAAAATAAACCTGAAGAAGGTCTAATGCTTTTCTTTCCAGATTTTACCAGAAATTGAAGCTTTTTGTCCTGTCGGTCTTTAGCATAACGGTCTTAGACTGGGCTGCGAGTATTCTATCGGAGAAATTCCCTCCATCAGAACTCTGGTGagatactgaatttttttttatatatacactttagCTGAATTCTTCTGCTCAGCCCAGAATGCCATGTCCTACGATATTCAAAGATACAATCAAGATAGTTAATTAAGCCCCAGAAAATTTCTGTGAATAGCAGCATTAGGGAGCGTCGGATTTGACACAGCCCTTTCGGCGCCAGCTGATTTGGCACTGGACTAATTTTTGGCGCCAGCTATTTGGGCGCCAgacaaaagaaattttttaaaaagtaaactaTGGTGATTTATGAGAAATTCAGGGACCAAATGAATAGCTAATTATTTGGACCTATGAAAAGTTTCATGGAACCCTGTCCCGAACatattgctattcataagagATCCAATAGACCACTTGTGAATATAGTCAAAATGAATTAACATAACAGGAATTAGattgtattcaaattaacttattaatattaaaatcataaatttacaaactttttcataaaaaaggataaaattccTCATTAGAAAAAGGTTATGGTTAAAAACAGTTATAAAATAAgtgaaagataaatgaaatttCACAGACAAGTTTTAAAATAAGACAACTCTCCCTAATCAACTCTTACCTTTACCTAAAATAACGGAATATAAGGAGAACAACTAACTATTTATTCAACGGCGAATCTTTAAAAAGTTGTAAAATTGTAATATTGCCGCATAGATACAAGGATGGCAAAATGACGAAATCCTTGTGGCAGCGGACCGACAACAAACAAACTGAAAGGGACACTAAGGGAAGTAGTTTGGCAGTAATGAGCAGTAGGTGTTAAGATCGTTTGGTAGTTTTTGAAACCTTGCATGTCAACCTAAAAGGTTTAAGTCTCCCCACGCTAGAACGCTCGTTTTGTTGTATCCTAAAATGCATTTATTACCTCTCCTACTTGATTTAGTAGTGGTGGCGATATTTCGATTTTTACGTTCCAGTAAAGATGTTCAAAATACTGTAGGAAAATTTACGAGACTTAAACATGTGGCACTGTTTGGACTCGTAACATGGAAATGAGCTCTTTTTGATAATTCCTAATACGTATTAGTCATAGGCTCAGCTCACTTCGTAATAGGATATTGCAATTTGGTTCTATTAAAACTGCGCTAAAACAGtattcaataataaaaacaaattgttGCTGAAACGTCAATTGCCAAATTAACTAGCGCCAATAGAGTCTGGCACCAAAACAGGCACTTGCCCAATCGCCTAGGTCGAGTAGAGAGTGGTTACCATGAATTCCATTCAATGCTTGACAACACTTAAAGGTCGCTTTTCAGCTAGTGTTCCCACTATCAGGCACAGGCTACAATCTTTTTCTCACCTCTAGGGCACCCATTGAAATCCTGAGCGCTCTTCAAGGTCTCTTCGTATTCATAATTCTGCTGACAAGCCAAAGCAAACGTAGGCTGATAGAGGAAAGG
This window of the Macrobrachium nipponense isolate FS-2020 chromosome 5, ASM1510439v2, whole genome shotgun sequence genome carries:
- the LOC135215145 gene encoding uncharacterized protein LOC135215145, with the protein product MVLLILTLKNSKIILRNSEGVTNEIQSMGRSTRDTSDHVQEFYQKLKLFVLSVFSITVLDWAASILSEKFPPSELWAPIEILSALQGLFVFIILLTSQSKRRLIEERFLSPFRFARRCLGTICKAKREPAVEDQTATPSVAESSTSDSTSNRTASSVLELSPVSSGRSTSECYEASERV